In Carya illinoinensis cultivar Pawnee chromosome 7, C.illinoinensisPawnee_v1, whole genome shotgun sequence, the following are encoded in one genomic region:
- the LOC122315149 gene encoding ethylene-responsive transcription factor SHINE 2-like, with translation MVHSKKFRGVRQRQWGSWVSEIRHPLLKRRVWLGTFETAEAAARAYDQAAILMNGQNAKTNFPTANGRHEDAKACGDSPLSPKALSELLSTKLRKCCKDQYPSLTCLRLDADNSHIGVWQKRAGARSASNWVMRIEFGKKQTQTDLEDGLSSVSPRVEIHDAGNGMDEEDCIAMQMIEELLNWNCPAPINNFQEEKGNLPSLGTWE, from the exons ATGGTACATTCAAAGAAGTTTAGAGGAGTCAGGCAACGCCAGTGGGGCTCCTGGGTGTCAGAAATTCGCCATCCTTTACT GAAGAGAAGGGTATGGCTGGGCACATTTGAGACGGCTGAGGCTGCGGCAAGGGCATACGACCAGGCAGCCATATTGATGAATGGCCAAAATGCCAAGACCAACTTTCCTACGGCAAATGGCCGCCACGAAGACGCAAAGGCTTGCGGTGACTCTCCCTTGTCTCCCAAGGCTCTTTCGGAGCTCCTTAGCACCAAGCTTCGCAAGTGTTGCAAAGACCAATATCCTTCCCTCACATGCCTAAGGCTTGATGCTGATAACTCTCACATTGGAGTGTGGCAAAAGCGCGCAGGGGCACGTTCAGCCTCAAATTGGGTGATGAGAATTGAGTTCGGGAAGAAGCAGACACAAACTGATCTGGAGGATGGCTTATCATCAGTATCACCGAGGGTCGAGATTCATGATGCTGGAAATGGAATGGATGAAGAGGATTGCATTGCAATGCAAATGATAGAAGAACTACTCAACTGGAATTGTCCTGCTCCAATTAATAATTTCCAAGAAGAAAAAGGGAATCTTCCTTCTCTCGGTACTTGGGAATag
- the LOC122315595 gene encoding phospholipase D alpha 1-like, whose protein sequence is MAQALLHGTLLTTIYEVDRINYGLGCNVLRKSGKRCMAQLKRLVLGGRLIAGSALYATVDLEKARVGRTRMVENQASHPKWFESFNIYCAHRISYIIFTVKENNPIGATLIGRAYVPVGDVMRGFMVDRWVEILDEDHNPIHSRIHVRLQFLNVAQDWSPQILTPDFEGVPHTFFRQRQGCKVTLYQDAHVLDVMPKLLASIGDRFKPRGCWEDIFDAFTNARHLIYIAGWSVYTGITLIRYPREPRQDSNLTLGDLLKKKADEGVMVLMLVWDDRTSVEEVKKDGLMATHDQEIEEYFRNTKVHCFLCPRNPDNRRSIVQGFEISTMFTHHQKAIVVDRDVPDGGSQKRRIVSFIGGIDLCDGRYDTAEHPLFKTLKTIHHDDFHQPNFANASIKKGGPREPWHDIHCQLEGPVAWDVLYNFEQRWKKQVGDKFLIKPNQLDEILIHPSVPVTSPNDNETWNVQIFRSIDGGDVFGFPEKPDDAYEVGLVSGKDNIIDRSIQDAYINAIRRAKNFIYIENQYFLGSSFGWSPANNIKVEDIGALHLIPKELSLKIVSKIEARQRFAVYIVIPMWPEGIPESASVQAILDWQRRTMEMMYSDITKALEKKGLDEDPRKYLNFYCLGNRETVKADEYIPPERPEPNTDYSRAQEARRFMIYVHAKMMIVDDEYIIIGSANINQRSMDGGRDSEIAMGAFQPHHLASTDPAGGQIHEFRNALWIEHLGGFQEESFRHPESESCITLVNDLAQKYWNLYVKETFDDYMEGHLLPYPIQLSINDMGETKILPLPGFELFPDTNASVMGAQSDYLPPILTT, encoded by the exons ATGGCTCAAGCGTTGCTCCACGGGACACTTCTGACAACCATTTACGAAGTTGATAGGATAAACTATGGCCTTGGCTGCAACGTCCTCCGAAAG TCCGGGAAAAGGTGTATGGCCCAACTCAAGAGACTAGTGCTAGGCGGCAGGCTG ATTGCTGGATCCGCACTCTATGCAACAGTTGATTTAGAAAAGGCAAGGGTTGGGCGGACCAGAATGGTAGAAAATCAAGCCTCTCACCCCAAGTGGTTCGAGTCCTTCAACATATACTGTGCCCATCGTATCTCGTATATCATATTCACTGTCAAAGAAAATAACCCTATTGGGGCAACATTAattggtagggcttatgtgccAGTTGGGGATGTCATGAGGGGATTTATGGTTGATAGATGGGTTGAAATACTAGATGAAGACCACAACCCTATACATTCTAGAATCCACGTCAGGCTTCAATTTTTAAATGTTGCCCAAGATTGGTCTCCGCAAATCTTAACTCCCGACTTTGAGGGAGTGCCTCACACATTCTTCAGGCAAAGACAAGGTTGCAAAGTTACTTTATACCAAGATGCCCATGTCTTAGACGTTATGCCTAAGCTTTTGGCATCCATAGGAGATCGTTTTAAGCCTCGAGGATGTTGGGAGGACATCTTTGACGCATTCACCAATGCAAGACACCTAATTTACATAGCTGGATGGTCTGTGTATACTGGGATAACCTTGATAAGGTATCCTAGGGAGCCAAGGCAAGACAGCAACCTCACATTAGGGGATCTTCTTAAGAAGAAGGCTGATGAAGGTGTCATGGTTCTCATGCTTGTCTGGGATGACAGAACTTCTGTTGAGGAAGTAAAGAAGGATGGTTTGATGGCGACTCACGACCAAGAAATTGAAGAATACTTTCGAAACACGAAGGTGCACTGCTTTTTGTGCCCTCGTAATCCTGACAATCGAAGAAGTATAGTTCAAGGTTTTGAAATTTCTACCATGTTTACTCACCATCAGAAGGCAATAGTTGTTGATAGGGATGTGCCTGATGGAGGATCACAAAAGCGGAGGATTGTGAGTTTCATCGGAGGTATTGATCTCTGTGACGGGAGATATGATACAGCAGAACATcctttattcaaaactttgaagaCAATTCACCATGATGACTTTCATCAACCAAATTTTGCAAATGCTTCAATCAAGAAAGGTGGTCCAAGGGAGCCTTGGCATGACATTCATTGCCAACTAGAGGGGCCTGTTGCTTGGGATGTCTTGTACAATTTTGAGCAAAGATGGAAAAAGCAGGTTGGGGACAAGTTCCTAATTAAAccaaaccaacttgatgaaatCTTAATCCATCCATCAGTACCAGTTACCTCACCAAATGATAATGAAACATGGAATGTTCAAATCTTTCGATCCATTGATGGTGGGGACGTTTTCGGTTTTCCTGAAAAACCTGATGATGCATATGAAGTAGGGCTTGTTAGTGGGAAAGATAACATCATTGATCGAAGCATTCAAGATGCATATATCAATGCCATTCGGCGAGCCAAAAACTTCATCTACATTGAGAACCAGTATTTTTTAGGAAGCTCGTTCGGCTGGAGCCCTGCAAATAACATCAAGGTGGAGGACATTGGTGCCTTGCACCTAATTCCAAAGGAGCTCTCACTAAAGATTGTTAGTAAGATTGAAGCAAGGCAGAGATTTGCTGTCTATATTGTGATCCCAATGTGGCCAGAAGGTATACCTGAGAGTGCTTCTGTTCAAGCAATATTGGATTGGCAGAGAAGGACTATGGAAATGATGTATTCTGACATCACTAAAGCCCTGGAAAAAAAGGGACTTGATGAAGACCCTCGGAAGTATCTAAATTTCTATTGCCTTGGGAATCGGGAGACAGTGAAAGCGGATGAGTATATACCTCCAGAGAGACCAGAACCTAACACAGATTATAGTAGAGCTCAAGAGGCTCGTCGCTTCATGATATATGTCCATGCAAAAATGATGATAG TTGATGATGAATACATAATCATTGGATCTGCCAACATCAACCAGAGGTCAATGGATGGAGGAAGAGACTCTGAGATTGCAATGGGGGCATTCCAACCACATCATTTAGCCTCCACAGACCCAGCTGGGGGGCAAATCCACGAATTCAGGAATGCATTGTGGATTGAGCACCTTGGAGGATTTCAAGAGGAGTCCTTTCGACATCCAGAAAGCGAGTCATGTATCACGCTGGTGAATGATCTTGCTCAGAAATATTGGAATTTATACGTGAAAGAGACATTCGATGATTATATGGAAGGTCACTTGCTACCATACCCCATCCAACTTTCTATTAATGATATGGGAGAGACTAAAATACTGCCCTTGCCTGGGTTCGAACTCTTCCCTGACACCAATGCTAGTGTGATGGGTGCTCAATCTGATTACCTTCCTCCAATCCTCACCACTTAA
- the LOC122315596 gene encoding phospholipase D alpha 1-like, translated as MEGQLLHGTLSATVYELQRTPQQPQQGCWAKFLRWLMCGSSKTVEIDGSKLYATIDLDKARVGRTRMIEDQPNNPQWVESFTIYCAHRVSNIVFTVKDDNLVGATLIGRAYVPVGDVIKGSQVERWVDIMDHENQNPRSSKIRVKLQFFNVNEDIHWSKGIRTPNFGGVPHTFFKQRQGCKVSLYQDAHVSADFPITTIEGKNYMPQRCWEDIFDAIQNARHIIYIAGWSVYTKITLIRDPKRPKQEGNLTLGELLKKKADEGVLVLMLVWDDRTSVEELKKDGLMATHDQETEEYFQNTRVNCFLCPRNPDDGKSIVQGFETSNMFTHHQKIVVVDKEVSGGGSQKRRIASFIGGIDLCDGRYDTGAHPLFSTLSTIHYDDFHQPNFPGASIKKGGPREPWHDIHCQLEGPVAWDVLNNFEQRWIKQVGDKFPIPPIKIYGIETNPSPVTLTTDSETWNVQIFRSIDGGAVSDFPENPEVASAAGLVSGKDSVIDRSIQDAYINAIRRAKKFIYIENQYFLGSSFGWRSKDIKVEDIGALHLIPKELSLKIVSKIEAGEEFAVYIVIPMWPEGIPESASVQAILDWQRRTMEMMYTDISEALQRKGSDAKPQNYLNFFCLGNREKRKPGEYVPPEKPEPNSDYGKAQEARRFMIYVHAKMMIVDDEYIIIGSANINQRSMDGARDSEIAMGAFQPNHLTSDVLANGQIHAFRKALWHEHLGGFHKFYLNPENMSCIEKVKDQAQINWKAYTKEKFDGDMEGNLLPYPVQVTNSGEITTLQEFEFFPDTKARVLGTKSEFLPPILTT; from the exons atggaaGGCCAGTTGCTACATGGGACACTTTCGGCTACCGTATACGAACTTCAAAGGACGCCCCAACAGCCACAGCAAGGATGCTGGGCAAAG TTTTTGAGATGGCTGATGTGCGGGTCATCAAAG ACTGTAGAGATTGATGGATCCAAACTCTATGCAACAATTGATTTAGATAAGGCACGAGTTGGGCGAACTAGAATGATAGAAGATCAACCCAACAACCCCCAATGGGTCGAGTCCTTCACAATATATTGTGCCCATCGTGTCTCCAATATTGTATTCACCGTCAAAGATGATAACCTTGTTGGTGCAACACTAATTGGAAGAGCTTATGTACCAGTTGGAGATGTTATAAAAGGGTCACAGGTTGAAAGATGGGTGGACATCATGGATCATGAAAACCAGAATCCGAGAAGTTCTAAAATCCGTGTTAAGTTGCAGTTTTTTAATGTTAATGAAGACATTCATTGGTCTAAGGGAATCAGAACTCCCAACTTTGGGGGAGTTCCTCACACATTCTTCAAGCAAAGACAGGGTTGCAAAGTTTCCCTATACCAAGATGCCCATGTCTCAGCAGATTTCCCCATAACAACCATTGAAGGAAAAAATTATATGCCTCAGAGATGCTGGGAAGACATATTTGACGCAATCCAGAATGCAAGACACATAATTTATATAGCTGGATGGTCTGTATATACTAAGATAACCTTGATAAGGGACCCAAAGAGGCCAAAGCAAGAAGGCAACTTGACATTGGGGGAGCTGCTTAAGAAAAAGGCCGATGAAGGTGTCCTGGTTCTCATGCTTGTTTGGGATGACAGAACGTCTGTTGAGGAACTAAAGAAGGATGGTTTGATGGCAACTCACGACCAAGAAACTGAGGAATACTTTCAAAACACGAGagtgaattgttttttatgccCTCGTAACCCTGACGATGGGAAGAGCATAGTTCAGGGTTTCGAAACTTCTAACATGTTTACTCACCACCAGAAGATTGTAGTTGTTGATAAGGAAGTGTCTGGTGGAGGATCACAAAAGCGGAGGATTGCGAGTTTCATTGGTGGTATTGATCTTTGTGATGGAAGATATGATACAGGAGCACATCCTTTATTTAGTACCTTGAGCACAATCCACTATGATGATTTCCATCAACCGAATTTTCCAGGGGCTTCAATCAAGAAAGGTGGTCCAAGGGAGCCCTGGCATGACATTCATTGCCAACTGGAAGGGCCTGTTGCTTGGGATGTTCTAAATAATTTTGAGCAGAGGTGGATAAAACAGGTAGGGGACAAGTTCCCAATTCCACCAATCAAGATCTATGGAATTGAGACGAACCCATCACCAGTTACATTAACAACCGACTCTGAGACGTGGAATGTTCAAATCTTTCGATCCATTGATGGTGGGGCCGTTTCCGATTTTCCTGAAAATCCTGAGGTTGCATCTGCAGCTGGCCTTGTTAGTGGGAAGGATAGCGTCATTGATAGGAGCATTCAAGATGCATACATCAATGCTATTCGTCGAGCCAAGAAATTCATCTATATCGAGAACCAATATTTCCTAGGAAGCTCATTCGGATGGAGATCAAAGGACATCAAGGTTGAGGACATTGGCGCTTTGCATCTAATACCAAAGGAGCTCTCACTAAAGATTGTGAGTAAGATTGAAGCGGGGGAGGAATTTGCTGTCTACATTGTGATCCCCATGTGGCCCGAAGGTATACCTGAGAGTGCTTCTGTTCAAGCAATATTAGATTGGCAAAGGAGGACTATGGAAATGATGTATACTGATATCTCTGAAGCCCTTCAAAGAAAAGGAAGTGATGCCAAACCCCAAAACTATCTGAATTTCTTCTGCCTTGGGAATCGGGAGAAAAGGAAACCTGGAGAGTATGTACCTCCAGAGAAACCAGAACCTAACAGTGATTATGGTAAAGCTCAGGAGGCTCGTCGCTTCATGATATATGTTCATGCAAAAATGATGATAG TTGACGATGAGTACATAATCATTGGATCTGCCAACATCAACCAGAGGTCAATGGATGGAGCAAGGGACTCCGAGATTGCAATGGGGGCATTCCAACCAAATCATTTAACCTCGGACGTACTTGCCAATGGGCAGATCCACGCATTCAGAAAGGCATTGTGGCATGAGCATCTTGGTGGGTTTCACAAGTTTTATCTGAATCCAGAAAACATGTCATGCATCGAAAAGGTGAAGGATCAGGCCCAAATAAACTGGAAAGCATACACAAAGGAGAAATTCGATGGAGATATGGAAGGTAACCTACTACCCTACCCGGTCCAGGTTACCAATAGTGGAGAGATTACCACATTGCAAGAGTTTGAGTTCTTCCCTGACACCAAGGCTCGTGTTCTGGGTACCAAGTCTGAATTCCTTCCTCCAATCCTCACCACCTAG